The Mytilus edulis chromosome 12, xbMytEdul2.2, whole genome shotgun sequence genome contains a region encoding:
- the LOC139497797 gene encoding uncharacterized protein: protein MADEWAIKLDSESEEFEGFMQLESKIRRTNGETEIHARLLKPFKGTIEASVEGAHKSVKENTPSTSFNESETVTQQPKKMLPSVTTESQVEPPVILQQRNQALEQAKMEIEAMLKSNVDLNDKEEYATLLLWDFAGDEEFYHTHQTFLSQDAIYLVVTKLNEADDKKAKEMFQLWMNSIHCYCSTTEVLGSIEEKNKCLYPPVVLVGTHKDKVEASEEVKIEDACRDCLDKYAEDVSAVARRHISDKYEYFISNTEDNPSVFQLIRQNLLNLATTMRTWNIDYPIKFIQLEKCLREKKKELPIISFNEIKQISTEIPKPLNHEELMLYLKFHHELRALVYFEDLSDYIILDTQWLSDAFKCIITAEKFQSGARRHLLTDEWNDLNIRGILHSVVLEHILETNKKIFKFEEKQNLFQHKDHILKVMEKFDIIIRPTVSDKDAADTNPCYYIPCMVKDVPDCLIHEQFNVTEKNCTKSTWLCFKFKFLPGHLMNHLIASLSRKYEIAEVPVRGQTKRPIALFRGAVVFKFQKTSKLLVMTYPNVIQIQVWDFGKHCNIERCLFKDIDDFVTREINTIICKRFKMTTVKFDKMLGCSLAEPDRVTGFYEQDADYFCEMCTETHINEWSDHAPIQLTKISEKTQHVPGSHLWVENTSPMQSTSTKVRVSVKRGKRDYSNISEEPPSKCNLREFTAEQINFTKMGIIVLNILADASYDLLKQDIPNLRPRSDCDITYLYQEHYKLKKHVPSKGWGGDWQKIQVTNIAVGDDIERIRLTRNELQHSRAAELGDTRFNELCNILTDLLQRFDQLNKPTRLYTDHLHEILAKTISAEDVQSIEKEILEMDIEVEIIPTQ, encoded by the exons GAACCAATGGAGAAACTGAAATTCATGCAAGACTCTTAAAACCATTCAAAGGAACAATTGAAGCATCAGTAGAAGGAGCCCATAAATCTGTTAAGGAAAACACACCATCAACAAGTTTTAATGAATCAGAAACAGTAACCCAGCAGCCTAAAAAAATGTTACCTTCAGTTACCACTGAATCTCAAGTTGAACCTCCAGTAATCTTGCAGCAACGAAACCAAGCATTAGAACAAGCAAAAATGGAAATTGAAGCCATGCTTAAATCTAATGTTGATTTGAATGACAAAGAGGAGTATGCCACATTATTGTTATGGGATTTTGCAGGAGATGAAGAATTTTACCACACACATCAAACTTTTTTATCACAAGATGCGATTTATCTTGTCGTAACAAAACTCAATGAGGCTGACGACAAAAAAGCAAAAG AGATGTTTCAGTTGTGGATGAACTCAATACATTGCTACTGTAGTACCACTGAAGTGCTTGGAAGTATTGAAGAGAAGAATAAGTGTCTTTATCCACCAGTGGTTCTTGTTGGTACACATAAAGACAAAGTTGAGGCTTCTGAGGAAGTAAAG ATTGAGGATGCATGTAGAGATTGCCTTGATAAATATGCTGAGGATGTTTCAGCTGTTGCACGAAGACACATTAGTGATAAGTACGAGTACTTTATTTCAAACACAGAAGATAATCCAAGTGTATTCCAGCTAATACGACAAAATCTCTTAAACTTAGCCACAACAATGAGAACATGGAATATAGACTATCCTATTAAATTTATTCAGTTGGAAAAATGTCTACGAGAGAAAAAGAAGGAGTTACCAATTATTTCCTTTAATGAAATTAAGCAAATATCTACTGAAATACCAAAACCATTAAATCATGAAGAActtatgttatatttaaaatttcatcATGAACTCAGAGCTTTGGTTTATTTTGAGGATCTTTCAGATTATATCATTTTAGATACTCAATGGTTGTCTGATgcttttaaatgtataataacAGCAGAGAAATTTCAATCAGGTGCCAGACGGCATCTTTTAACGGATGAATGGAATGATTTAAATATTAGAGGAATATTACATAGTGTGGTTTTGGAACATATATTAGAAACAAATAAGAAAATCTTTAAATTTGAGGAAAAGCAAAACTTGTTTCAACATAAAGATCATATATTGAAAGTCATGGAGAAATTTGATATTATAATACGTCCAACTGTATCAGACAAAGATGCTGCTGATACAAATCCTTGCTATTACATACCGTGCATGGTTAAAGATGTACCTGACTGTCTTATACACGAACAATTTAATGTGACAGAAAAAAACTGTACAAAATCCACTTGgttatgtttcaaatttaaatttctacCAGGACATTTAATGAATCATTTGATTGCTTCACTGAGCCGGAAGTACGAAATTGCAGAAGTACCTGTCCGTGGACAAACAAAACGGCCAATAGCTCTTTTCAGAGGAGCTGTCGTCTTTAAGTTTCAGAAGACTTCAAAATTACTTGTGATGACATATCCCAATGTGATTCAGATTCAGGTTTGGGATTTTGGGAAACATTGTAACATTGAAAGATGTCTTTTCAAGGACATTGATGATTTTGTTACAAGAGAAATAAACACTATAATATGTAAAAGATTCAAAATGACGActgtaaaatttgacaaaatgttgGGATGTAGCCTTGCAGAACCAGACCGTGTGACAGGATTTTATGAGCAAGATGCAGATTATTTTTGTGAGATGTGTACAGAAACACATATCAATGAATGGTCTGATCATGCACCGATACAg ctgaccAAGATTTCTGAAAAAACTCAACATGTTCCAGGATCTCATCTTTGGGTTGAAAACACCAGTCCAATGCAAAGTACATCCACAAAG GTGCGTGTAAGTGTCAAACGTGGTAAGAGAGATTATTCAAATATTTCTGAAGAGCCACCAAGTAAATGCAATTTGAGAGAG ttCACCGCAGAGCAGATCAATTTTACAAAGATGGGAATAATTGTGCTTAATATTCTTGCTGATGCTTCTTATGACCTGTTAAAACAAGATATACCAAATCTACGTCCAAGGAGCGATTGTGATATCACATACTTGTACCAGGagcattataaattaaaaaagcaTGTTCCATCTAAAGGATGGGGAGGGGACTGGCAAAAAATTCAGGTTACAAACATAGCTGTTGGAGATGATATTGAACGTATAAGACTTACAAGGAATGAACTACAACACTCACGGGCAGCTGAACTTGGGGATACACGTTTTAATGAGTTGTGTAACATATTAACTGATCTCTTACAACGTTTTGATCAACTTAACAAACCAACAAGGCTTTATACTGATCACCTACATGAAATTTTGGCTAAAACTATTTCTGCTGAGGACGttcaatcaattgaaaaagaaatattag aaATGGATATTGAAGTTGAAATTATTCCAACACAATAG